A single window of Chitinophaga sp. XS-30 DNA harbors:
- a CDS encoding Crp/Fnr family transcriptional regulator: protein MSLAGLFPIDKWNFKSQSIFTNLPEAESAQLRKHMTEQPYTKGSVLFREGAVPEGIYFVREGKVKKFKADREGREQIIYVANAGELLGYHAILAEERYPDSAVALEDSLIAFIPKADFLLTLQQSALLSRRLLQTLSHEFAVLSNSISVFAHRSVRERLAIALIVLREKYKEPGVPAEETSINISRDDLANIVGTAKENVVRFLKEFKLAGILYTSGRQIFIRDVKQLISISNYGNR, encoded by the coding sequence ATGAGCCTTGCCGGACTGTTCCCGATCGACAAGTGGAACTTCAAATCACAATCCATTTTCACCAACCTGCCGGAAGCAGAATCCGCGCAGTTGCGGAAACACATGACAGAACAACCATATACGAAAGGCAGTGTGCTTTTCCGCGAGGGTGCTGTACCTGAGGGCATTTACTTTGTCCGGGAAGGCAAAGTCAAAAAATTCAAGGCAGACCGCGAAGGCCGGGAACAGATCATTTATGTGGCCAATGCCGGGGAATTGCTGGGCTATCATGCCATTCTGGCCGAAGAACGGTACCCGGACTCTGCGGTGGCGCTGGAAGACAGCCTGATCGCTTTTATCCCTAAAGCGGACTTCCTGTTAACCCTGCAGCAATCCGCTCTCCTTTCCAGACGGCTGTTACAGACCCTCAGCCATGAATTTGCCGTGCTGTCCAACAGCATTTCCGTATTTGCACACCGTTCCGTCAGGGAGCGCCTCGCCATTGCCCTGATCGTGCTGCGGGAAAAGTACAAGGAACCCGGCGTTCCGGCGGAAGAAACCAGCATCAATATCTCCCGGGACGATCTGGCGAACATTGTAGGCACCGCCAAGGAAAATGTAGTACGGTTCCTGAAAGAGTTCAAACTGGCCGGCATCCTCTATACCTCCGGCCGGCAGATCTTCATCCGGGATGTAAAACAGCTGATCAGCATCTCCAATTACGGCAACCGGTGA
- a CDS encoding efflux transporter outer membrane subunit has product MNNIRTGILTLMIAGLSACSLPRPLTLPDTTALPQPEGDTLSLSGFEQIFSDPHLRALIDTALRRNNDLLSAAQRIAAAEANLLGAKSAWQPSVDLAVSAGVERYGDYTMNGVGNFDTNLSPNIDKDQRIPDKVPDYFIGLRSSWEIDLWGKLKSRKKAAYSRFLASREGQRLLRTQVVAGIAGMYYELVALDQELAIIRRNITLQESAVATVNIQKAGGRATELAVQQFTAQLLSTQGLAFHVKQEIARLENQLNALIGRLPVPITRRVTAVLPDIVNKGIPAGLLLQRPDVLQAELELRAGQADIDAARAAFLPSLTLTPYAGFNAFKAGLLFRTPASMAWGVAGGLTAPVFNKRQLKAQFNISSAATMSAFYAYRQAIVNGYQEIATALAGVENQQQAYRLKSKEVAVLQGAVSTANTLFSTGYASYLEVITAQKSVLEAELALITSRREVYQGLVSLYRALGGS; this is encoded by the coding sequence ATGAATAATATACGTACAGGGATATTGACCCTGATGATCGCCGGACTCAGCGCGTGCAGCCTGCCCCGGCCGCTGACACTGCCGGACACAACAGCTTTGCCGCAGCCGGAAGGAGACACATTATCGCTTTCAGGCTTTGAGCAGATATTCAGCGATCCGCACCTTCGGGCATTGATAGATACCGCTTTGCGGCGCAATAATGACCTGCTGTCGGCCGCTCAACGTATAGCCGCGGCGGAGGCGAACCTGCTGGGGGCCAAAAGCGCCTGGCAGCCTTCGGTAGATCTGGCGGTTTCAGCAGGTGTGGAGCGATATGGTGATTATACGATGAATGGGGTAGGTAATTTTGATACCAACCTTTCTCCGAATATTGACAAGGACCAGCGTATCCCGGACAAGGTGCCTGATTATTTCATCGGCCTCAGAAGCTCCTGGGAGATCGATCTGTGGGGCAAGCTGAAAAGCCGGAAAAAGGCCGCGTACAGCCGCTTTCTTGCCTCCCGTGAAGGGCAGCGCCTGCTGAGAACGCAGGTTGTGGCCGGCATTGCGGGAATGTATTACGAGCTGGTAGCGTTGGACCAGGAACTGGCCATTATCCGGCGTAACATCACGCTCCAGGAAAGTGCGGTAGCCACGGTGAATATCCAGAAAGCGGGGGGAAGGGCTACCGAGCTGGCGGTGCAGCAGTTCACCGCCCAATTGCTGAGCACACAGGGGCTGGCCTTTCATGTAAAGCAGGAGATCGCCCGGCTGGAAAACCAGCTGAATGCACTGATCGGCCGTTTGCCGGTGCCCATCACCCGCCGCGTTACAGCTGTATTGCCCGATATCGTGAACAAAGGGATACCGGCAGGCCTGCTGTTACAGCGGCCGGATGTGCTGCAGGCGGAGCTGGAGCTCCGTGCGGGGCAGGCGGATATAGACGCGGCAAGGGCTGCTTTTCTGCCCTCCCTTACGTTGACGCCATATGCTGGTTTCAACGCCTTCAAAGCAGGCCTGCTGTTCAGGACGCCGGCCTCTATGGCATGGGGCGTTGCGGGCGGCCTTACTGCTCCCGTCTTCAACAAAAGGCAACTGAAGGCACAGTTCAATATCTCTTCAGCGGCCACCATGTCCGCTTTCTATGCTTACCGGCAGGCCATTGTGAATGGGTACCAGGAGATCGCAACGGCGCTGGCAGGTGTTGAGAACCAGCAGCAGGCTTACCGGCTGAAAAGCAAGGAAGTAGCGGTTTTGCAAGGCGCTGTGTCTACCGCCAATACACTATTCTCTACCGGGTATGCATCCTATCTGGAAGTGATCACGGCGCAGAAAAGCGTGCTGGAGGCCGAGCTGGCGCTGATCACCTCCAGGAGAGAGGTGTACCAGGGGTTGGTGTCGCTGTACCGTGCACTAGGGGGAAGCTGA
- a CDS encoding calcineurin-like phosphoesterase family protein, producing MKRLSLLACLLIITMAAMSQGMVKGYVYEDRNANGKKDRKEKGIQGVSVSNGTDVAQTDSKGQYTLPLGNDNILFVIKPSGYKTPVDQNNLPAFYYIHKPQGSPALEFKGSAATGPLPASVDFGLTPYQEEENFTALIFGDPQAYNLAEMDYFYRGVVKEVEGKQGVSFGLSLGDLVGNDLSLFNPYIDALKKIGIPWYNLMGNHDMNFDAKTDSLSDETYEAHFGPANYAFNQGQVHFIVLDDILYPDPRDEKGYWGGLRPDQLAFVANDLKFVPKDKLIVLAFHIPIWEEGDSFRDEDRQQLFDLLKDYPYTLNLSAHTHIQNQRFFTDAQGWKGAKPHHEYNAGTTSGDWYSGELNEQGVPVSTMRDGTPKGYAYLRFTGNQYVIDYKVAGKPADYQIEIYVPKVVPAQKRTSALIYANFFMGSHHDTLEYRIDNGKWKMMNFQEAFDPAYLNLLNKWDQAEELMPGRRPGNPSESTHLWTGNIPANLKAGEHVIEVRVKDRYGRTFSQKKTIRAAISQQAR from the coding sequence ATGAAAAGACTCTCGCTGCTCGCATGCCTGCTCATCATTACGATGGCTGCTATGTCGCAAGGCATGGTAAAAGGTTATGTGTATGAAGACAGGAATGCCAATGGCAAAAAGGACAGGAAGGAAAAAGGTATCCAGGGCGTATCGGTATCCAATGGAACGGATGTGGCACAGACGGACAGCAAGGGGCAATACACCCTGCCTTTGGGGAATGACAACATCCTGTTCGTGATAAAACCCTCCGGCTACAAAACGCCGGTTGACCAGAACAATCTCCCCGCATTCTATTACATTCATAAGCCGCAAGGCTCCCCGGCGCTGGAATTCAAGGGCTCGGCCGCAACCGGTCCGCTGCCGGCTTCAGTAGATTTCGGACTGACGCCCTATCAGGAGGAAGAGAACTTCACTGCCCTGATCTTCGGTGATCCCCAGGCCTACAACCTTGCTGAAATGGATTATTTCTACCGAGGTGTGGTGAAAGAAGTAGAAGGCAAGCAGGGCGTAAGCTTCGGGCTCAGCCTGGGAGATCTCGTAGGGAATGACCTCTCACTGTTCAATCCCTATATTGACGCATTGAAAAAGATCGGTATTCCCTGGTATAACCTGATGGGCAATCATGATATGAACTTCGACGCCAAAACGGATTCCCTCTCCGATGAAACCTACGAAGCGCATTTCGGCCCCGCCAACTACGCATTCAACCAGGGCCAGGTCCATTTTATCGTGCTGGATGATATCCTTTATCCGGACCCCCGCGATGAAAAGGGTTATTGGGGTGGCCTTCGCCCGGATCAGCTGGCATTCGTAGCCAACGACCTGAAATTTGTGCCGAAAGACAAACTCATTGTACTGGCATTTCATATCCCCATCTGGGAAGAAGGCGACTCCTTCCGTGATGAGGACCGCCAGCAGTTATTTGATCTCCTGAAAGATTATCCCTATACCTTGAACCTCTCTGCCCACACGCACATCCAGAACCAGCGTTTCTTTACCGATGCGCAGGGCTGGAAAGGAGCGAAGCCGCATCATGAATACAATGCCGGCACCACCTCCGGTGACTGGTATTCCGGTGAGCTGAATGAACAGGGCGTTCCTGTTTCCACGATGCGGGACGGTACGCCGAAAGGTTACGCCTACCTCCGTTTTACCGGCAACCAGTACGTGATCGATTACAAAGTGGCCGGTAAACCGGCGGATTACCAGATAGAGATCTATGTACCGAAAGTAGTGCCCGCGCAGAAGCGCACATCCGCACTTATCTACGCCAATTTCTTCATGGGCAGTCACCATGACACACTGGAATATCGCATAGATAATGGTAAATGGAAGATGATGAATTTCCAGGAAGCTTTCGATCCTGCCTACCTGAACCTGCTGAACAAGTGGGATCAGGCGGAAGAGCTGATGCCGGGCCGCCGCCCCGGTAATCCTTCCGAAAGTACGCACCTGTGGACAGGGAATATCCCTGCCAATCTGAAAGCGGGAGAACATGTGATTGAAGTGCGTGTGAAGGATCGTTATGGCAGAACGTTTTCACAAAAGAAAACGATCCGTGCAGCAATATCTCAACAAGCCAGATAA
- a CDS encoding sensor histidine kinase KdpD: MIFQKLFQHPVWLKLIGNEKDFPDEEHRAFNAISVFTLIVLTALLPFNLFLRLYHMALLITLLIIFQVILYYLSRFRGRMAIGMNIYAAISYLTLIFTYFFNSGSNGPALYLFFLTLMLLVTFTPKRQHLLWLALHALTGAAMLYIEYFHPGIVYDPYTSPRHRFMDIVSTYIICLLLVLLLTKYLQNIYQREKAKANRITDALIIKNRELEEMHREKDRIFSIISHDLKKPLDSIISYMQMMEQYSFGEQERRVLEERLLTLSRHTSDLLTNLLSWSRAQMEGEQTRLGPVQVRGIVEKEIMQQMVIADRKSIRLEQHIDPELYVMADTNLLQLVMRNLVGNAIKFTQPGGLVEVKAYRNNEEGCILVRDNGIGIPESLHAGQFQALSQHARYGTANEKGTGVGLFLCKQCIELQQGRIWFDSIAGAGTTFYIALPAAQPDKGQIP, from the coding sequence ATGATCTTTCAAAAACTGTTTCAACATCCAGTATGGCTCAAACTCATCGGCAATGAAAAGGATTTTCCGGATGAAGAGCACCGGGCATTCAACGCCATCAGTGTATTTACGCTGATCGTACTGACAGCCCTGCTGCCGTTCAATCTTTTTCTCCGCCTGTATCATATGGCCCTGCTGATAACCCTGCTGATCATCTTCCAGGTTATATTGTACTATCTCTCCCGCTTCCGTGGCCGGATGGCAATAGGCATGAATATCTACGCCGCCATCAGTTACCTCACCCTGATCTTCACATATTTCTTCAACTCCGGCAGCAACGGGCCTGCATTGTACCTGTTCTTTCTGACCCTGATGCTCCTGGTCACGTTTACGCCTAAACGGCAGCATCTTTTATGGCTGGCGCTGCATGCCTTGACAGGCGCAGCAATGCTGTATATTGAATATTTCCACCCGGGCATTGTCTATGATCCTTATACATCGCCACGGCACCGGTTCATGGATATCGTCTCCACATACATTATCTGTCTTTTACTGGTACTGCTGCTCACAAAATACCTGCAGAACATCTACCAGCGGGAAAAAGCGAAGGCTAACCGTATTACGGATGCCCTGATCATCAAGAACAGGGAACTGGAAGAGATGCACCGGGAAAAGGACAGGATATTCTCCATCATCTCGCATGACCTGAAGAAACCGCTGGATTCCATTATCAGTTATATGCAGATGATGGAACAATACAGTTTTGGCGAGCAGGAAAGGCGGGTGCTGGAAGAAAGGCTGCTAACCCTCTCCCGGCATACAAGCGACCTGCTGACCAATCTGCTCTCCTGGTCAAGAGCGCAGATGGAAGGAGAACAGACGCGGCTTGGCCCGGTGCAGGTACGCGGGATCGTGGAAAAGGAAATAATGCAACAAATGGTCATTGCGGACAGGAAATCGATCCGGCTGGAGCAGCATATCGACCCGGAGTTATACGTAATGGCCGATACCAACCTGTTGCAGCTGGTCATGCGCAACCTGGTAGGCAATGCTATAAAATTCACGCAGCCAGGCGGGCTGGTGGAAGTAAAGGCCTACAGGAACAATGAAGAGGGGTGCATCCTGGTAAGAGATAATGGTATAGGGATACCGGAATCCCTGCATGCCGGGCAGTTTCAGGCCCTGAGCCAGCATGCGCGGTATGGTACCGCCAACGAAAAAGGCACAGGTGTAGGGCTGTTCCTCTGCAAACAATGCATCGAATTACAACAGGGCCGCATCTGGTTCGACAGTATTGCCGGCGCAGGCACCACCTTTTATATAGCCTTGCCTGCGGCGCAACCGGACAAGGGCCAGATCCCGTAA
- a CDS encoding alpha-L-rhamnosidase gives MKLISAFLVMYVWISLPSAIAATPGAPAGLKCEYLERPLGIDARHPRFTWYIADDRPGAKQTAYQLFVSVDSSALDKGWKSPRSASQNNIAVYQGPALQPFTRYYWRVDVWDKDGKKHSAASSFETGMMEIDNWKGAWVSDLNDVHAKPAGLFRKVFRAGKKISSARAYIAVGGLYELYINGDRIGNHRLDPMYTRFDRRTLYVTYDVTSQLKQGANAIGVMLGNGWYNHQSTAVWYFDKAPWRARPTFCLDLRVTYADGSVETITTGKDWKTALGPVIFNSIYTAEHYDARLEQPGWNTVRFDDGKWKNVLLRAAPSTNIVAQAMHPVENVEAIRVKTVNKFSDSLYVFDLGRNISGVSKLTVRGDSGTVIRLVHAEQLHKNGRADLSNIDVHYRPTDDKDPFQTDIFILSGNGEETFMPRFNYKGFQYVEVVSSKPVQLKKESLTGYFMHSAVPPVGRISSSNPVIDKIWTATNNAYLSNLFGYPTDCPQREKNGWTGDGQIAVETGLYSFDGITVYEKWLADHRDEQQPNGVLPSIIPTGGWGYEWGNGPDWTSTIAIIPWNIYLFYGDTSLLAACYDNIKRYVDHIDDLYPSGLTSWGLGDWVPVKSKSPVEFTSTAYYYTDATILAKTAKLLGKTDDYTKYNALAQKIRKAFNDKYLDPQTGIYSKGLQTELSVALFWGLVPENMKATVAANLAKRVEQDNFHLDVGLLGTKAILNALSENGYADVAYRVASQEDFPSWGWWIVNGATTLYENWDITATRDMSRNHIMFGEIGAWLYKGLGGIHPDEAQPGFRNVILEPHFVAGLDHFEAEHTGPNGKIITSWKKRGNAIDYTITIPANSTATVRFDVPNAYLKGKLAGKEVKVAAGTHVFEIR, from the coding sequence ATGAAGTTGATCAGCGCATTCCTGGTGATGTACGTATGGATATCTCTGCCTTCGGCCATCGCCGCAACACCCGGCGCTCCCGCCGGCCTGAAATGTGAATACCTCGAAAGGCCGCTGGGCATCGATGCCAGGCATCCGCGTTTTACCTGGTATATCGCGGATGATCGTCCGGGTGCAAAGCAAACCGCTTACCAGTTATTCGTTTCCGTGGATTCATCTGCGCTGGACAAGGGCTGGAAATCTCCCAGGTCCGCATCCCAAAATAACATCGCCGTGTACCAGGGACCTGCGCTCCAGCCGTTCACCAGGTATTACTGGCGGGTGGATGTATGGGACAAGGATGGAAAAAAACATTCCGCTGCGTCCAGCTTCGAGACCGGCATGATGGAAATAGACAACTGGAAAGGAGCGTGGGTAAGCGATCTGAATGATGTGCATGCGAAGCCTGCCGGGCTTTTTCGCAAAGTGTTCCGCGCCGGAAAAAAGATCAGCAGCGCGCGGGCATACATTGCCGTTGGCGGGCTGTATGAGTTGTATATCAATGGCGACAGGATAGGTAATCACCGGCTGGACCCGATGTACACCCGCTTCGATCGCCGTACGCTGTACGTGACCTATGATGTGACCAGCCAGCTCAAACAGGGCGCTAACGCCATTGGCGTGATGCTCGGCAACGGATGGTACAATCACCAGTCTACCGCCGTATGGTATTTCGATAAAGCGCCCTGGCGCGCAAGGCCCACCTTCTGCCTCGATCTCCGCGTCACTTATGCAGATGGCTCCGTGGAAACCATCACCACCGGAAAGGATTGGAAAACAGCTCTCGGGCCAGTGATCTTCAACAGCATATACACCGCGGAACATTATGATGCCCGCCTGGAGCAACCGGGATGGAACACCGTAAGGTTCGATGACGGCAAATGGAAGAATGTGCTGCTGCGCGCCGCGCCTTCCACCAACATCGTAGCGCAGGCCATGCATCCCGTGGAGAACGTGGAAGCCATCCGCGTGAAGACGGTCAATAAATTCAGCGATTCATTGTATGTATTCGACCTGGGCCGGAACATCTCCGGGGTGAGCAAACTCACCGTGCGCGGAGATTCCGGCACCGTGATCCGTCTCGTACATGCGGAACAGTTACACAAGAACGGCCGTGCCGATCTTTCCAATATCGATGTGCATTACCGCCCCACGGATGATAAAGATCCTTTTCAGACGGATATTTTCATCCTCAGCGGAAATGGTGAGGAAACGTTCATGCCCCGGTTCAACTACAAGGGCTTTCAGTATGTGGAAGTGGTCAGCAGCAAGCCTGTGCAGCTGAAGAAAGAAAGCCTGACCGGGTATTTCATGCATAGCGCGGTACCGCCGGTGGGCAGGATCAGTTCTTCCAATCCGGTGATCGACAAGATATGGACCGCCACCAATAATGCATACCTCTCTAACCTCTTCGGCTATCCGACGGATTGCCCCCAACGCGAAAAGAACGGTTGGACCGGGGATGGGCAGATTGCCGTGGAGACCGGGCTTTACAGTTTCGATGGTATTACCGTGTACGAAAAATGGCTGGCGGACCATCGTGACGAGCAACAGCCCAATGGCGTACTGCCCTCTATCATTCCCACCGGTGGCTGGGGCTACGAATGGGGCAACGGGCCGGACTGGACCAGTACCATCGCCATCATCCCCTGGAATATCTATCTTTTTTACGGAGACACCAGCCTGCTGGCTGCCTGTTATGATAACATCAAAAGGTATGTGGACCATATCGATGATCTGTATCCCTCCGGCCTCACCAGCTGGGGGCTGGGAGACTGGGTGCCGGTGAAATCCAAATCCCCTGTGGAGTTCACGTCAACCGCGTACTATTATACAGACGCCACTATCCTGGCAAAAACAGCGAAGCTGCTGGGTAAAACTGACGACTATACGAAGTATAACGCATTGGCGCAAAAGATCCGCAAGGCGTTTAACGACAAATACCTCGATCCGCAAACAGGCATCTACAGCAAGGGGCTGCAGACGGAGCTGAGCGTAGCGCTTTTCTGGGGGCTGGTGCCGGAAAACATGAAAGCCACGGTAGCCGCAAACCTGGCAAAAAGGGTAGAGCAGGACAATTTTCACCTGGATGTAGGCCTGCTGGGCACAAAGGCGATCCTGAACGCACTCAGCGAGAACGGTTATGCCGATGTAGCTTACAGGGTAGCCAGCCAGGAAGATTTCCCATCCTGGGGCTGGTGGATCGTCAACGGGGCTACAACGCTGTATGAGAACTGGGACATTACCGCTACCCGCGATATGTCCCGCAATCACATCATGTTCGGGGAGATCGGCGCCTGGCTCTACAAAGGCCTGGGTGGTATTCACCCTGACGAAGCGCAACCCGGTTTCCGCAATGTGATCCTGGAGCCGCATTTTGTTGCGGGGCTGGACCACTTTGAAGCGGAGCACACCGGTCCGAACGGCAAGATCATTACCTCCTGGAAGAAGCGGGGTAACGCTATAGACTACACGATAACGATTCCGGCCAACTCAACTGCCACCGTACGCTTCGATGTGCCGAACGCTTACCTCAAAGGAAAGCTGGCAGGGAAGGAAGTGAAAGTAGCGGCAGGGACGCATGTTTTCGAGATCAGGTAG
- a CDS encoding methyltransferase domain-containing protein produces the protein MYNPRIKSLTDTLFDLYYPEHIQRLSRRHWSPVVIAEKAAAFLADGQGNRILDIGSGVGKFCIAGAQLFPEVQFHGVEQRESLYNYAVNAKKSIGLPNVHFIHDNFTHIDLDAYDNFYFYNSFFENIDQQDRIDHEIAYSASLYTYYSRYLYMALDKRPRGTRLVTFHSLEDEVPPSYRMVHRSDDLVLKMWIKQ, from the coding sequence ATGTATAATCCGCGTATCAAGAGCCTGACGGATACACTATTTGACCTTTATTACCCTGAACACATCCAGCGCCTGTCCCGCCGCCACTGGTCCCCGGTGGTGATCGCGGAAAAAGCAGCCGCCTTCCTTGCGGATGGGCAGGGGAACAGGATACTGGATATCGGCAGCGGCGTCGGGAAGTTCTGCATCGCCGGGGCACAGTTGTTCCCCGAAGTGCAGTTCCACGGCGTGGAACAAAGAGAAAGCCTCTACAACTATGCCGTGAATGCGAAAAAGAGCATCGGCCTGCCAAACGTACATTTCATTCACGATAATTTTACGCATATCGATCTGGATGCGTACGATAATTTCTATTTCTACAATTCCTTTTTCGAGAACATCGATCAGCAGGATCGTATCGATCATGAGATCGCCTATTCCGCTTCACTCTATACCTATTATTCCCGGTATCTCTATATGGCGCTGGATAAAAGGCCGCGCGGCACAAGGCTGGTGACTTTTCACAGCCTGGAAGATGAGGTGCCGCCTTCTTACCGGATGGTGCATCGTTCAGATGACCTTGTACTGAAAATGTGGATCAAACAATAA